Genomic segment of Caretta caretta isolate rCarCar2 chromosome 4, rCarCar1.hap1, whole genome shotgun sequence:
TTGGGTGATCAGTAATGCTGGTGACCAGTGTTAGCAATGGTGAGAAATTTTTGCAAAGATTTCCCTAGTGTAGTCAaagcttaagtgacttgtccaaggcacAGGGCACACCAGCAACAGAGCCCAGAAGACCATGAGTCCTGATTCCGAGTCCTTCACTTGTCTAATTACTAGATGACACTGCTGCAGTGCAAATACGTAATAttcttaattttctttaaaacgtgaaatttggtctttaaaaaaaatcctgcaaagTACAGGGCACTGGAAGATAGATGCCCTTCCACTTAGCACCAGCATTATCAGTGTTCTGTGTATTTGCCAAAACCTGGCAACAAGCAACTCTGATAGTGACAGTTACATAGATAATTCCTCAAagggataaaaaaaatcatacatgcAAGTTGTGGGATATTTCCCTTTCACAATGATGTAGTACTATGCCAGTTCAATTAAAAAGGTAAGATACGAGATCCAGTTGTCTCCCTGAAAATTAGAGTAAGTTACCCATTACACTTTTAACATAACATTAATTATAACATCTTTACTACCTTCTACTATTTTAGATATGTTCAAGAGGAGTTTGGAAGAGATTATAAAAAAGCTTGAAATGATCTTCAACACCGCAGCCTCTTTGGATAAGAAATTGTGTGGAAATGATGAATTAATTCCAAAATTGATTTACAGTGGCTTTTACATAATCTAGTAGTTTCACTGCCATGTCGGAATCAGATGGTAAGCCAGGCCCCATTCTGATTTGTACAGCCTAACCAGGCTGCTAAACTCAGAGCTCATTAGCTCCTCAAAGGATCAAGTATAGCAGCTTAAGCTCCATCAGGataaaaagcagcagcatggtCTAGCAGTAAATGAGATAAATATTCCTGATTTTAATCCTAGCTCTGCATAATCTGTTGCAACTTTAGGCAAGTTTGCaatctctctttcctccccatgCCCCCCGTGATACTGTGTCtcagaaaatggggataatgctgctTAGCTACTAAAATTCACATACGAATTGTGAGATTAGCTCTTTGTAGTGTATGGTTTTTGAAGACGTACAGCAGTAATTGCTACAGTAATACTAAACATGATCACATCTGGGTGAACTAGTTCCAGTGTGGTAGAGCTACACAGCTATACAAAAGATTGCTTCAAGTTACAACAGTGAAAACATGAGCCACGATTTTCAAAGATAGGACACTAAAGTTAAAGTCTTATATCTTTATTTAAGCACCTAAGCAGTGTTCTCATGTTCAAGAATTCAACAGAGGCTGTGGGTGCTCAAAATTAGCATTTTGTTAAGGCCCTGTGACCTAAATAAATGCTACTGAAATTATACAAACTGGAAGGTCTTACAGCTTGACCCTGGACAgtacaaaaataattttcataaaTATGTGTGCAAGACTTCACTTATTCCAACTTTAGACTGATTTTTCCCCAGAGAATCTGCAATCAATTCAAACCTTGTAGAAGTTTCCATAGGATTTGCGAATGTTGATCCACTTTTTGGCAAAAGGGGGATATTTGATACGGCTGATACGGCACTGGATATTCAGAAATTTACTCATATCCCAAGACCTTGGGGGGaaaaagcaggagagagagaaaaagtaaaGACAAAACTTTAACAGCAAATCTTAAATGGGAGCAAAAGAGACAATTATATGAAACATTTTCAACATAGCAAACTTGTAGCACAAGTTTTCCTTGTCTTTTCTTTGGGACAATGGACAGGAGGGAAAAGACAGTGCATGAGAAAAATTTTATCACTCGTAATAAACAACATCAGCAAAAGAGAGGGACTTGTTGGCTACTGTCTCCAGTCAACTCCAGACATTAAAGCAAGCACTCTTTTTTTAGGACCTTATTCTCACTCATGTAGGATGTAGACATGGCCCCAGGCATTTCCAACTCTGCATTCTGAAGCCAGTCACCCTTCCAATCTCATGCACATCCATCCCAAAAAGTGTGTTTTCCACCTACACAGCTGACTGATAAGGAATCCTGTTGTATCTTCTCCCCTTGAGTGAAAGTCACTTCAGGAACACATTTGAACCTATAAAGGTTACTTTCCTGAATTAAGTAATGAAACTGATTTGATGACAGGTGACCATTCAAGAtcccaaagtttttttttaaatcaatagggCCAGTTCCCCAACTAAGTTCTAAATCTGTCAGATTTGTGGATGAAAAGTAAATATTCTGTTGTAGGAGCCTCCTCAGCACACACTACATTTAAAGTTAGTGAAAAACTTCCATTATGTTTCCATTCCTGTTCTTGGTTTGGAGATAAAAATAACGTTAAGTTACTGAAAAGAAGTCAACTACTGAGCAAAACACTGGCACCTACTAAAATCTTAGACCACAAATAAGCTCAGCCCTCTCTGTGAcatcataatcatagaatcatagattatgaTGTCACAGAGAGGGCTGAGCTTATTTGGGGTCTAAGATTTTAGTACCTTGCACATTCTTCTAGGATAACACAGGGGGGTCTAGAAGGGGAAGGGGCTGCTACTGGGACAATTTAACTTGGAAAGAAAGATTGTGTCCCACTGAAAATtagcatttttaaatatattttaaggcTACCTTTATACCCAGAACAGGAAAAAGACATTGGCAGAGAAAAGCATTTTGCTGACCCCATGAGAAAGGGTTCTTTACTCTTTTCTCTAAATTACATGCTTTCATAGAATACATTTATTTATCTTCTTCCGGGACAATGATACAGTGATCACAACATAAGATATACCGTTGCCTTGTTAACCCAGCCTAACAGAAAACGTTTACCAGATAAGAACATGCTCATTTTGGACACTGTGATGGTGTGTCCACCCCACGTAGGACTGAAAGGGGTTAAGATGGCCAGACAGGCCAATTAACTCcactggctgcacctggaggaggagccaaggAGCAGGGAACTAATTGGAAGCaagctcagctggacaggaacagcTGGGGCCTATATAAAGCCAGGTAGTTGGCAGCAGAAGGAAgctgcagggaagtaggctgcagtcactccctgagtGGAGGGAGTTGGGAAGTTGGCAAATCCCAAGAGGGGGAAAGCCAGGAAGGTATGTGAACAGCACAGAATGTTACAGAACTGAAAATCATCCTGGCTTCTTAAATTATTGCAGTAATTCACATGGTAGTTTGCTGTCACTTATACAGATCATCAGAGTAGACGCAACCTCAAGATATCATCCAGTCCATCCCTCCTCACTTAAGCAGGGGAATAGCAGCAAGGAATAGGAGTGCAGACTTGGCTGCTAACCGGATAtagcccaggttcccctaccagccactggggatgcGGCAAATACCAGGCAGAGGACAGTGGACTGTCTGGGACAATTTGGTCCAGGAAAGACTTTGTTACACTCCTCTCTGGAAGAGGAAACTACATAATGAGATGGCCGGAAGGCTGAGATTCCTGGAGTGAGAGAGCCATAGGATAAGAGGAGGACATGAGACCCCCCCTGCCAGAGGAAGGTGCAATGCCTGGCCAGAGCTAATCCCGAGGATAGCCAGGAGGAGGCGCCTCCAGCAGAGAGTGAACCCCATGACAGATACCATTTACCTCACTAAGGTGTGCACTATGAAGCCTGATTGGGATAATGTTAAGTTTAACATTTAAAATTGCCTGTCCTGCttatctcattaaaaaaaaaaaaaaaaaaaagattgcacaGGCAGTTGACAGAATGTTAAAATTTCACAGTTAAAAAGAGACACACAATTGACTGGATGTAGTGCCCTGGCCTGCACTGTGcgggtcagacaagatgatcataattgtTCCTACTGGTCTCAAAACATGTGACTCCATGAGATGCAGAAGTGAAGATTCCAAGACCAATGTTATGTTGTCTACATTGCACATCTATCTAGAAACTTATAGAGTCCTCATCACCATTgtacctgagcacctcaaaattattaatgtattttattcTCACAAAATCCTTGTGAAATAAGGAACTATCATTGctaggaagctgaggcacagggtaGACTGACTAGCATAAGAACATTCcgtgcagagccaggaactgaatgcTGGTCTCCTGAGTCCAACTCCAGTGTTCTATTCACTAGGCCACTGTTCCTAAAATGTAGTATACAgcattttctattcctgttttCTAGTTAAATATAAGCACATATTACAGGTAATGGTAATGTAAAGCATAAGATGTATTATGTAACCAACATTAACATTGCTTCTAGAACATCAACTTTCATATTTTCATGACTTTTAATCTAACTACACAACCTCAATACTGCATGTTATATTTTGTATTCATATTTGTTAATTTTATTAAGGATTTGAAAAGTGTATAAAGCTTTCATTTTGATTAATCTAAGAATTGCTTTgcagttttaaaatgcatttgaaagGTTACTATATAAAATTTGCACCCTGCTTTCCGAGACATACCCATCAGTCAATATGGTATAGCTATACTTGGTTCCCAGCTCTCTCTGTCTCATCCACTCTACAACATTTTGTAGAACCTGAGGAAATGCATCAGCTTTGTCTACGTGGTCCTGAGAATACATAAAAACAGAAGTCAGGTACgttttctaaaagaaaatgtgTAGTGTAAGACATTACAGTTAAACAGGAACTAACACTACATACTTCCAACAAActaaaaacatttaaacaaaagagGGGCTCACAAAACCCCTCTGAGGTGGCTACGCATTATCCCAGTTTCAGAGACAAAGAGAgcttaagggcctgattttcataggtgGTAAGTACTCACAGATCCAATTACCACCACCtatggggagggtggggatgaAAATCAGACCTTagagcccagatttttaaagatactgAGGCATTGCTGCACTCACTGTTAAAATGCCTAGTTGATTTAGCAGCCtaagtctttttttaaagtgatttagacACTTAGGAACCTATATCCCATTGACAGtcaatttaggctcctaaatcagttaggcattgcaacactgaaaaCAACACTGCAATACTTCTAAAAATCTGGACTTAAGTGACTTGCAGTAAGTCAAGCAGTTAGCCAGTGACAGAACTTAAACTAAAACCCAGAAGTCTGGGTCTCCTAGTCCACAACCACTACCACTCATCTTGCAACCATTTAAGATTCTTTGGGCTGGCAGGAAACTGGCAGCTATAGAGGATCCACGTCCAGCCATTAGAAAGAAATTATCACTAATGCACAATCTTTATTGTTGGAAGTAAAAACAGATACCAGAAAACTCCCTTctttcaaaaaccaaaacacaactaTGAGTGCAGCAAGTTTTGATGTTCATCAATGTACACACTCATGAGGTCTGAACACAGAAATCAGAAACAATACCTCAGTCTATACACCAAAGACAGACTGAGCATctacactgagaacagtccatAGTAGTTTTAAGCTGGTTTGTAAAGTGGAGAAACTTGGCTCATTACATCATTCCTGAACTAATCCAAACTAGTCAAAATATGATGAGTTCTTggctttaacatggctgtgtagtcgcagcaccagggctgggagagagcactCCCAGTGCTgtgaaaaaaaaccaacccacccccatgaggggagtagctaccagtgctggtgcactgtctacactgccactgtacagcgctgaaacttgcatcactcgggggggtgttttttcacaccctgagcgagaaagtttcacCGCTATaaggtggcagtgtagacaaggcctaagaaaacTACTAAGGACTTTAAGGGTTTTAGGCCTTAAACTGTACTTACTTTAAAAGCTGTATTATTCTTGTAAGTCTCCATTTCCAATTCCCCTAAGTATAACTCTTTTAAAAACCAATCTTCAAGCAAAAAGAGCGAAGATTTAATTCTTAACAGTCATGTAATCCTTGGGCTATCTGCACAGGTTTGCATATATTTGGACTTGGAATAAATCTGTGCTTCTCCTCTGAGCTCCCAACTTTGCTGTTTGAAGGACTGATTCAGAAAGAAATTAAGTGGTGAGAcggagaagggaggggaaaaaaatcaggaaagtaCCGGTAAGCCCTAAAATCAATCACTGAAACTTAAGTCTAAAAACCTTGACAAAATGTAACCTTTTCATTCATACCTGTATCTGGACTCATAGATATTGAAGATGTTACCTGAGTGATTCCTGTCAGATTGATGCAGAAGTTTGAAAGCTGGGGATTAATCTCTGGTTTCACATACTGTTGAAAGGTATCCTCCTACAAGAGGAGATAAAAAAGTCAAATGTTTTACAGTGACATGGAGAAACATACAATCACAAGTCAGATTTCATAGGATTTTAGCCTTGTGCCTGAAAAGAATGGTTAACTAGCAAACAGCCAGATAATATTCATATTTGAGCCCTCTTTATTAGCCATTGTCCATCATTTGAAGTTTACCAAATAAATGGGACTGCAATAATGCAATTAATAAATGACTACAAAAATTTTCTGATATACTGTTCCAAGGTAAAAACcatttatcaaaaataaaatccacataaatatattttcttccaCGCGTCATCTTTGATAGATGACTAGGAGTTGCTTGTTTTCCTTCATCAACTGAAGTTACAGGGAAGCCATGGGCTGCACTCTGATGTGATATGATTTGATTGTTGGATGACCTCTGTTCCTAAAGCTTCCTGATATATCTATCAGCTGAGATGCATATATACGCTGGGTTTCATCATGTTGCTAACCGCATGATCCTTTCTCTTTCGCACACCATCAAATGGAAGGCCCAAAAGTTAATCTTTGGCTACAACTAACTTCTGTAGGGCCATATGAAGTAGACCACCTTACCAACGCTAGCCAGTTTTGCTGGTGTAGTTATACCAGTTAGCTACACCAAAATACTCTTTAGTGTGGATACAATTCTCTCAGTATAAGAAAGCTCATACCAGTATAACTGAATATTTATTAGAGTTTTACTGGCAGCtatgttgtaaaaataaataaataaaatcataccTGTAACAACACAGCTATAGCAGCTAAGGTTTTAAGTGTAGTCCAGGCCTTAGAGATTATGCACTGGGGTCCCAACAGGGTAACAAACATTTGCCTTCACTGCAGAGTGAACCTGGGCTCTTACTCAGGTGTTACTCCTCATCCAGAgtccatccacacacaaagaCTTCTGACCCAAAATTAATGGTGCTTTCAACCTGAACTGGTTGGCTCATCCTGGGGTACATGCTAAAGATGGAGTGAGGATTTCATTTGGGTTTgtaacccacccactttgcagtgagaatGCAGGCTAAACCATTAAAACGTTGTTAATACTCCAGTGCCTTCCCCACATTCCACTTGTGTGCCCAAAAGGAAagaagttctcccacaattcactgggaaagaatcagatCAGCTCAACTTACTACAGCATAAAGAAAAATGGGACCCCAGTTAGTGCAGCACTAATGAAGGTATAGCTTTGAATGAAGGTGTGGCTTTGCAGTGTTGCTGCTTATACTCAGGCTAAGCTAACCTGGGTGCTGATTatctgagttaactctgcagtgaagacataacaCTACTGATTAATCTCTGACCAGCGCTATAAGAAAGTCAAACTGGAGAAAACTCCATGTTTAGGAACATGCTGCCTATCTTGGAGTTGGTGTAATGAACTGAGCTCAGGGCCGGAAGCCAAGAACTCCTGGCTCCTAAACCTAGCTCTGATTGGCAGTGAGGCCTTCAGCAAGTCCCTTAATCTGTTTTaagtatccctattttatagatgaggaactaTTAACTAAACTGCATACAATCCTATCCGGTAGCTAAGTGAACATCACTCTGAGGATCTAGACCACCATATACACCACCAGGTATTATTCTAGTTTTGTCTCTCTGAAGATAGAGAAGATCTTAAGGGACGTTGTCAACATGGGAAGATTTTGAGGACTCTATTCTAAATGACTATTGGTTGAACTGGACAGAGGTATACACAAAGATACAGCAACATTTACTTAAGTCACATTTCTGCCTACAATTTTCAGCATACAATTAAGACCTCATCCATTTTAGAAAATGTGCAGTGGTGAAACTAGATTGATATTAAATTGACTTAATTACAAATAGTACAAGTTTTCTAATATAGACTAGCTCCAAGATTACCATAActgggtaaagaaaaaaaaaacgattaaggagaaaaaaagaaaaaaaattattttatgcaTTTGAGAGCACTGTTTCTCCTGTTTCCGTGGACTTTGGagaaaaacagacattttaaaaatgggaaaccaAACAAGGGCAGAACCACCAAGTAGTGAATTCATTACCCAGatataaaaatgcaaagtatAATTGTTTAAGGAACATGGTCAACTTCAAAtctggtctttttaaaaaaaataaaaaataaaaaatgcagaaGCAAATATCATTCCTGACGCTCTctcttttaaataaagaaaaactgGCTATATTTCATGTTAGCTGTGTCCCTTTAAACTCCAAGTTCTGTAACTATTTAAAAACTGATCAGTTCCTACTCTTTGAAGCAATGAGCACAGGAGGCAAAGCAAGTAGGTCACTTACTATTTCTAGGGTACGAGTATTTAATAAAACAATAGGAAATTCAATTATTTCATGTGTAAATTCAGGCTGATTGTCCTCTTCACAGGTTGCTTCAAAGTCAATAACACAGATGTAATCATAGTAACTGTCTCCATTACTGGGCTCCTGCATCAGCTTCTGCTTCTTATAGTAGTTCTTCAACCTCTTTTTCAGTACATCTTTCACTCCCCTGTAAAGGAATGAGACAAGGTATTAGAACTCACATTCCAATCCAATTTTGTTCATATTAACTGCTTCATCACTCCAGAAATGAAGCCAAATCTACTTCTGCTTATTCAAAACAGAGTCATAAATGATGCACAAAGTCACTATGCAATCTAGTTTTATCTTCAAAACAGCTAAATGATCCTAAAGTAGAATGATTTACTTTTCAGTATTTTGAAAAACCTTAATGCTGTGATCC
This window contains:
- the ERI1 gene encoding 3'-5' exoribonuclease 1 isoform X1, which codes for MEEQKENRPQGARNEALARAERPALPSHTPGKQRCRLDGEENNGQHCTSSSSDYSDPVYKEIAVTNGYINRMSRDELRAKLAEFKLETRGVKDVLKKRLKNYYKKQKLMQEPSNGDSYYDYICVIDFEATCEEDNQPEFTHEIIEFPIVLLNTRTLEIEDTFQQYVKPEINPQLSNFCINLTGITQDHVDKADAFPQVLQNVVEWMRQRELGTKYSYTILTDGSWDMSKFLNIQCRISRIKYPPFAKKWINIRKSYGNFYKVPRNQTKLTIMLEKLGMNYDGRPHSGLDDSKNIARIAIRMLQDGCELRVNERMHGGQLMTVSSSAPVEGAPAPQMPRFRN
- the ERI1 gene encoding 3'-5' exoribonuclease 1 isoform X2, with the protein product MSRDELRAKLAEFKLETRGVKDVLKKRLKNYYKKQKLMQEPSNGDSYYDYICVIDFEATCEEDNQPEFTHEIIEFPIVLLNTRTLEIEDTFQQYVKPEINPQLSNFCINLTGITQDHVDKADAFPQVLQNVVEWMRQRELGTKYSYTILTDGSWDMSKFLNIQCRISRIKYPPFAKKWINIRKSYGNFYKVPRNQTKLTIMLEKLGMNYDGRPHSGLDDSKNIARIAIRMLQDGCELRVNERMHGGQLMTVSSSAPVEGAPAPQMPRFRN